The segment GGAGGAGGCTGGATATGTAGAAAGAAATTGAGAATTCCTAAAAAGGATTTCAGTATGCTTCCATAATGGTGAAATAGAGGAGTTATAGAGCCATCCTTAATAGATGAACAAGGCTTTGGAACAGAACAACGTGGAATGATGAAATAAGCCTTATTTATTATGATTGACTGAGAGATTAGCATTTATGATTTATTGGAGAAAAATGCATATTTTCTTGTTTTGCATGTGGATCAGATGATAAAGAAGCAAAGGATAGAAGGAAACTAGTCAGTAAGTGGCATCCAACAACCAAAGGTACACTCAAGAGGAGttacagagtaccttcaaagaaTGAAGGCCGCCGCCTCCTAAAAGCCATTGCATCCTTACTCTCTGATGATGATCATTTCACTGATGCTACCTCACACAAGGTATTTTGCAAGTTAGCATGAGATCCAATGTGCATCTTTATATGCAAATGCTTCTATGTTAATTTATCATAGAATGTGCCTTTTCAGCGTATTGTCACATCATTACCACATCAAGAAACACATATAGAAATGAAAGGAATCGTTTTCTCTAATCTGAAATCCTGTCACGAGGCTTGCATTTCTTTGTCGGCCCTTCATTAGGTGGTGTTTCCATGGGACACCATTAATATGGATTACCATATCCAATTTTGTCTTACAGCTTGCCGTGGCTACATATTATTTTCAATGCTCACCTTTACTTTGAACACCATCATTTATTTCTAAATTGGAAGTTTTTGTGGCATATAGGGTTGTCAAATAAGGAGGGAGAGTGCTCATGGGGAAAGTGTATGCTGCAACAATGTGCGAGCTCTGTTTGATGAGCTTCCCACTCCACACCTGGTTGTTGAGATCACTGCTTTTCCTGCAGGGCCACTAACAGACAGAGACTATGTGAAGGCTGAGAAGCTTGAGAGGGTGTTGAGGTCTGGATCTTCCATTTGAGTCTTATTACCTTCATACATGCGACTGTACATCAATGAATGACTTGTACATGTGGTAAGCAGCATGAACACGAACACCTCATCTTTGTCAAAATTGTAACTGTCTAAGCCTGCATCTTTGCATGTGTATTTAGCATTAACATTTTTCTGAATCTCAATGTTAAGGGCATGCAACATCATATAATCAATTCTAAATCTTTTAAGCTTTCAAGTATCATGGTAGGAGGACATGAACTCTGGTGCAAATGCATGGTAAAACAGTCGAACACCAACAACAAATACTTGGCACAAAGATAGGTGGCAGTTGACATTTATGATATGTTGTTTTTTTTCCAGGTTTAACAATTTGATACTATCGGTTTTCTATAGTATCTTCTTATTTGTGGTTTGTCGCTTGGTGTTTATTACTTATCCGAAGTGCTTTCTTCTTATTGTTTGTAAAGCCTAGTTGGGAGCTAGGAGAGGTAAAGAACAGTGTAAATGCAGATGCCTACATTTGTTTCAGCTAAAATGGTCTAATGTTCCACATTGTGGAGAAGATACAGAGGAGAATAATGGAGAGATGAAGATAAGGCTTGAAATGACCTTGATTAATGCAACAGTCAGTTATGTGCTAATATTAATTTTACTCTAAAATAATCATtcaatttttcaatattttaggTATCATCGCTTGTTTGTCCATGGATCAAAAGAATTTTACTTGCATCATGAATGTTGGTGAAACTGCTATTTTTGATAGTGATTCTTACCCTGAGTTTTGTCCCGACAAAAAGTGGATACAACTGACTGT is part of the Elaeis guineensis isolate ETL-2024a chromosome 15, EG11, whole genome shotgun sequence genome and harbors:
- the LOC105058650 gene encoding uncharacterized protein produces the protein MQLYLLQPPLTPTSPFHSPLINGRNPLLHPPKTPFLPSLVGNPSLLKGVSFRPRPRCRNGKVTSSMIESPVLWAGRLCIFYALLKAGLAGSQSNPFISSEEGNGGADLGFFKLIESLQGRSDDKEAKDRRKLVSKWHPTTKGTLKRSYRVPSKNEGRRLLKAIASLLSDDDHFTDATSHKGCQIRRESAHGESVCCNNVRALFDELPTPHLVVEITAFPAGPLTDRDYVKAEKLERVLRSGSSI